The following are from one region of the Streptomyces changanensis genome:
- the pulA gene encoding pullulanase-type alpha-1,6-glucosidase, with protein sequence MAALVAATLTALAVPAAVPANAAPKPPAPPSDRRLAAEPARHDLTREQFYFVLPDRFANGDRRNDRGGLTGSRLSHGFDPTDKGFYQGGDLKGLTERLDYVKGLGTTAIWLAPIFENQPVQGEGENASAGYHGYWITDFTQVDPHFGTNDDLRTLIDRAHAKGMKVFFDVITNHTADVVDYEEKTYGYLSKGAFPYLARDGRPFDDTAYADGTRRFPRTGPGTFPRTPVVPAAKKDLKVPAWLNDPTMYHNRGDSTFVGESSTHGDFAGLDDLWTERPEVVEGMERIYQRWVRDFGIDGFRIDTVKHVDTGFWTQWATALDAYAAERGRDDFFMFGEVYSADTSVTSHYVREGRLDATLDFPFQEAVRQYASQGAPATELRSLFADDHKYTTDKANAYESVNFLGNHDMGRFGTFLRQDNAGADDAELLRRYRLANELMFLGRGNPVVYYGDEQGYTGPGGDKDARQTLFASKTADYLDDDQLGTDRTHAADAYDPTHPLYRQIAALAELRKAHPALADGVQIERHADTGAGVYAFSRFDTGARHRTEYVVAVNNATTAKTVELTTESAGTPFRTVHGGTATATSGTDRKITVTVPALASVVLKADRPLAAPATTPTVDLTAPAAGASGTVRVTADVDGGQLNRVVFAAQQGNGAWQVLGSADHAPYTVTHRITAPAGTPVRYKAVVVDTRGRTASDLATTTAGQAPKPDRPSAVDRDHAVVHYQRPDGDYDGWQLRTGSTTAAFTGRDAYGAFAWVKLEDGATSVPYTVEKNGTTDGPQRTLDLAATGEVWIKQGSDGQADKAPDGAYPPQDQGKAVIHYHRPDGDYDGWGLHTWTGAATPTDWSKPLQPVRKDAFGATFEVPLAAGATSLSYIVHKGDEKDIPADRALDFATHGKEVWLLTGDTGYLLPTTGAAPALDLTKAEAQWIDADTVVWKVKAAPGTSTQLVYDRNGSITAADGALSDEGRWLRLNPTALTDAQKAKHPHLKEYPAFTLDPRDRDRVREALRGQLIATHRAANGALLAATGVQIPGVLDDLYGTKARRAALGPVFRTGTPTLSLWAPTAQGVALELDGRRVPMKRDAATGVWSVTGNRSWKDKPYRYAVKVWAPTVGKIVTNKVTDPYATALTADSARSLVTDLADPKLAPKGWTTLRKPTATPLRDAQIQELHVRDFSITDRTSRHPGGYLAFTDTTSDGMKHLKKLAGSGTSYVHLLPVFDIGTIPEKKSGQATPDCDLKAYAPDSDAQQACVSEAAAKDAFNWGYDPLHYTVPEGSYASDPDGTRRTVEFRQMVQGLNGAGLRTVMDVVYNHTVASGQSDKSVLDRIVPGYYQRLLADGSVATSTCCANTAPEHTMMGKLVVDSIVTWAKQYKVDGFRFDLMGHHPKANMLEVREALDGLTVAKDGVDGKKIILYGEGWNFGEVADDARFVQATQKNMAGTGIATFSDRARDAVRGGGPFDADPGVQGFASGLYTDPNTSAANGTPAEQKARLLHYQDLIKVGLSGNLAGYTFTDTSGRKVKGSEVDYNGAPAGYAAAPGDALAYADAHDNETLYDALAFKLPAGTSPDDRARMQVLAMATAALSQGSALSQAGTDLLRSKSLDRNSYDSGDWFNVLNWDCRAGNGFGRGLPPAADNQDKWPYARPLLASPSLKAGCAQIEGASAAYRDLLRLRTTEKAFSLSTADAVQSALSFPLSGQDETPGVITMRLGDLVVVFNATPERQDQRVTALAGRDHALHPVQAGGADAVVKASRYDAATGTFTVPARTVAVFTAR encoded by the coding sequence GTGGCCGCCCTCGTGGCGGCGACGCTCACCGCGCTCGCCGTCCCGGCCGCCGTACCGGCGAACGCCGCGCCCAAGCCGCCCGCGCCGCCCTCCGACCGGCGGCTGGCCGCCGAGCCGGCCCGGCACGACCTGACGCGCGAGCAGTTCTACTTCGTCCTGCCCGACCGCTTCGCCAACGGCGACCGGCGCAACGACCGCGGCGGGCTGACCGGCTCGCGGCTCTCCCACGGCTTCGACCCGACCGACAAGGGCTTCTACCAGGGCGGCGACCTCAAGGGCCTCACCGAGCGGCTGGACTACGTCAAGGGCCTCGGCACCACCGCGATCTGGCTCGCCCCGATCTTCGAGAACCAGCCCGTGCAGGGCGAGGGCGAGAACGCGTCCGCCGGTTACCACGGCTACTGGATCACCGACTTCACCCAGGTCGACCCGCACTTCGGTACCAACGACGACCTGCGCACGCTCATCGACCGCGCCCACGCCAAGGGCATGAAGGTCTTCTTCGACGTCATCACCAACCACACCGCCGACGTCGTGGACTACGAGGAGAAGACCTACGGGTACCTCTCCAAGGGCGCCTTCCCGTACCTGGCGCGGGACGGCCGGCCCTTCGACGACACCGCGTACGCCGACGGTACGCGCCGCTTCCCAAGGACCGGCCCCGGCACCTTCCCCCGCACCCCCGTCGTCCCCGCCGCCAAGAAGGACCTGAAGGTCCCGGCCTGGCTCAACGACCCGACGATGTACCACAATCGGGGCGACTCCACCTTCGTCGGCGAGTCCTCCACCCACGGCGACTTCGCCGGCCTGGACGACCTGTGGACCGAGCGCCCCGAGGTCGTCGAGGGCATGGAGAGGATCTACCAGCGCTGGGTGCGCGACTTCGGCATCGACGGCTTCCGCATCGACACGGTCAAGCACGTCGACACCGGCTTCTGGACGCAGTGGGCCACCGCCCTCGACGCGTACGCCGCCGAGCGCGGCCGTGACGACTTCTTCATGTTCGGCGAGGTGTACTCGGCCGACACCTCCGTCACCTCGCACTACGTCCGCGAGGGCCGGCTCGACGCGACGCTGGACTTCCCCTTCCAGGAGGCCGTCCGGCAGTACGCCTCCCAGGGCGCCCCGGCGACGGAGCTGCGCTCGCTCTTCGCGGACGACCACAAGTACACGACCGACAAGGCCAACGCCTACGAGTCGGTCAACTTCCTCGGCAACCACGACATGGGGCGCTTCGGCACGTTCCTCCGGCAGGACAACGCCGGCGCCGACGACGCCGAGCTCCTGCGGCGCTACCGCCTCGCCAACGAGCTGATGTTCCTCGGCCGCGGCAACCCGGTCGTCTACTACGGCGACGAGCAGGGCTACACCGGGCCCGGCGGCGACAAGGACGCCCGCCAGACCCTCTTCGCGTCGAAGACCGCCGACTACCTCGACGACGACCAGCTCGGCACCGACCGCACCCACGCGGCCGACGCGTACGACCCGACGCACCCGCTGTACCGGCAGATCGCCGCGCTCGCCGAGCTCCGCAAGGCCCACCCGGCCCTCGCGGACGGCGTGCAGATCGAGCGCCACGCCGACACGGGCGCGGGCGTCTACGCCTTCTCCCGCTTCGACACCGGCGCGCGGCACCGCACCGAGTACGTCGTCGCGGTGAACAACGCGACCACCGCCAAGACCGTCGAGCTGACCACCGAGTCGGCGGGCACCCCCTTCCGCACCGTCCACGGCGGCACCGCCACGGCGACCAGCGGCACCGACCGGAAGATCACCGTCACCGTCCCGGCGCTCGCCTCCGTCGTCCTGAAGGCCGACCGGCCCCTCGCCGCCCCGGCCACCACCCCCACCGTCGACCTCACGGCCCCCGCCGCCGGCGCCTCCGGCACGGTCCGGGTCACCGCCGACGTAGACGGCGGGCAGCTGAACCGGGTCGTCTTCGCCGCCCAGCAGGGCAACGGGGCGTGGCAGGTGCTCGGCTCCGCCGACCACGCGCCGTACACGGTCACCCACCGCATCACCGCCCCGGCCGGCACCCCCGTCCGCTACAAGGCCGTCGTCGTCGACACCAGGGGGCGCACGGCGAGCGACCTGGCCACCACCACCGCCGGCCAGGCGCCGAAGCCGGACAGGCCCAGCGCCGTCGACCGCGACCACGCCGTCGTCCACTACCAGCGGCCCGACGGCGACTACGACGGCTGGCAGCTGCGGACGGGGTCCACGACCGCCGCCTTCACCGGCCGCGACGCGTACGGCGCCTTCGCCTGGGTCAAGCTGGAGGACGGCGCGACATCCGTCCCGTACACCGTCGAGAAGAACGGCACCACCGACGGCCCGCAGCGCACCCTCGACCTCGCCGCCACCGGCGAGGTGTGGATCAAACAGGGGTCCGACGGGCAGGCGGACAAGGCCCCCGACGGCGCCTACCCGCCGCAGGACCAGGGCAAGGCCGTCATCCACTACCACCGGCCCGACGGTGACTACGACGGCTGGGGCCTGCACACCTGGACCGGTGCCGCCACCCCCACCGACTGGTCCAAGCCGCTCCAGCCGGTGCGGAAGGACGCGTTCGGCGCCACCTTCGAGGTACCGCTCGCCGCCGGAGCCACATCCCTGAGCTACATCGTCCACAAGGGCGACGAGAAGGACATCCCCGCCGACCGGGCGCTGGACTTCGCCACCCACGGCAAGGAGGTCTGGCTCCTCACCGGGGACACCGGCTACCTGCTGCCCACCACGGGCGCCGCGCCGGCCCTCGACCTCACCAAGGCCGAGGCCCAGTGGATCGACGCCGACACCGTCGTCTGGAAGGTCAAGGCCGCGCCCGGCACCAGCACCCAGCTCGTGTACGACCGGAACGGCTCGATCACCGCCGCCGACGGCGCCCTCTCCGACGAGGGCCGTTGGCTGCGCCTGAACCCCACGGCCCTCACCGACGCGCAGAAGGCGAAGCACCCGCACCTGAAGGAGTACCCCGCCTTCACGCTCGACCCGCGCGACCGCGACCGGGTGCGCGAGGCCCTGCGGGGCCAGCTGATCGCCACCCACCGCGCGGCCAACGGCGCCCTCCTCGCCGCCACCGGCGTCCAGATCCCGGGCGTCCTGGACGACCTGTACGGCACGAAGGCGCGGCGGGCCGCCCTCGGGCCCGTGTTCCGCACGGGCACGCCGACCCTGTCCCTCTGGGCGCCCACCGCCCAGGGCGTCGCCCTCGAACTCGACGGCCGGCGCGTGCCGATGAAGCGGGACGCGGCCACCGGCGTCTGGTCGGTCACCGGCAACAGGAGCTGGAAGGACAAGCCGTACCGGTACGCGGTGAAGGTCTGGGCGCCCACCGTCGGCAAGATCGTCACCAACAAGGTCACCGACCCCTACGCCACCGCCCTCACCGCCGACTCCGCCCGCAGCCTGGTCACCGACCTCGCCGACCCGAAGCTCGCCCCCAAGGGCTGGACGACGCTCAGGAAGCCCACCGCCACCCCGCTGCGGGACGCGCAGATCCAGGAGCTGCACGTCCGCGACTTCTCCATCACCGACCGCACCTCCCGGCATCCGGGCGGCTACCTCGCCTTCACCGACACCACGTCGGACGGCATGAAGCACCTGAAGAAGCTGGCCGGCAGCGGCACCTCGTACGTGCACCTGCTGCCCGTCTTCGACATCGGCACCATCCCCGAGAAGAAGTCAGGCCAGGCCACGCCCGACTGCGACCTGAAGGCGTACGCCCCCGACTCCGACGCGCAGCAGGCGTGCGTGTCCGAGGCGGCCGCCAAGGACGCGTTCAACTGGGGCTACGACCCGCTGCACTACACCGTCCCCGAAGGCTCCTACGCCTCAGACCCGGACGGCACGCGCCGCACGGTCGAGTTCCGGCAGATGGTCCAGGGCCTCAACGGGGCCGGGCTGCGCACCGTCATGGACGTGGTCTACAACCACACCGTGGCGAGCGGCCAATCGGACAAGTCGGTCCTCGACCGGATCGTCCCCGGCTACTACCAGCGGCTCCTCGCCGACGGCTCCGTCGCCACCTCCACGTGCTGCGCCAACACCGCGCCCGAGCACACCATGATGGGCAAGCTCGTCGTGGACTCGATCGTCACGTGGGCCAAGCAGTACAAGGTCGACGGCTTCCGCTTCGACCTGATGGGCCACCACCCGAAGGCGAACATGCTGGAGGTCCGCGAGGCCCTCGACGGGCTGACCGTCGCGAAGGACGGCGTCGACGGCAAGAAGATCATCCTGTACGGCGAGGGCTGGAACTTCGGCGAGGTCGCCGACGACGCCCGCTTCGTCCAGGCCACCCAGAAGAACATGGCCGGCACCGGCATCGCGACCTTCTCCGACCGCGCGCGCGACGCCGTGCGCGGTGGCGGTCCGTTCGACGCCGACCCCGGCGTCCAGGGCTTCGCCTCCGGCCTGTACACCGACCCCAACACGTCGGCGGCCAACGGCACCCCGGCCGAGCAGAAGGCCCGCCTCCTGCACTACCAGGACCTCATCAAGGTCGGGCTCTCCGGGAACCTCGCCGGCTACACCTTCACCGATACCTCGGGCCGGAAGGTCAAGGGCTCCGAGGTCGACTACAACGGCGCCCCCGCCGGCTACGCCGCCGCCCCCGGCGACGCCCTCGCCTACGCGGACGCCCACGACAACGAGACCCTGTACGACGCGCTGGCGTTCAAGCTCCCCGCCGGCACGTCCCCCGACGACCGGGCGCGGATGCAGGTCCTCGCCATGGCGACCGCCGCGCTCTCCCAGGGCTCCGCCCTGTCCCAGGCCGGCACGGACCTGCTGCGCTCCAAGTCGCTGGACCGCAACTCCTACGACAGCGGCGACTGGTTCAACGTCCTGAACTGGGACTGCCGGGCCGGCAACGGCTTCGGGCGCGGCCTGCCGCCCGCCGCCGACAACCAGGACAAGTGGCCGTACGCCCGGCCGCTGCTGGCCTCGCCGTCCCTGAAGGCCGGCTGCGCGCAGATCGAGGGAGCCTCGGCCGCCTACCGGGACCTGCTGAGGCTGCGCACGACGGAGAAGGCGTTCAGCCTGTCCACGGCCGACGCGGTGCAGAGCGCGCTGTCCTTCCCGCTCTCCGGCCAGGACGAGACCCCGGGCGTGATCACCATGCGTCTCGGTGACCTCGTCGTGGTCTTCAACGCCACGCCGGAGCGGCAGGACCAGCGGGTCACGGCGCTCGCCGGCCGGGACCACGCCCTGCACCCGGTGCAGGCGGGCGGCGCGGACGCCGTCGTCAAGGCGTCCCGGTACGACGCGGCGACGGGCACCTTCACCGTCCCGGCCCGCACGGTCGCGGTCTTCACCGCCCGCTGA